The Argopecten irradians isolate NY chromosome 4, Ai_NY, whole genome shotgun sequence genome has a window encoding:
- the LOC138321005 gene encoding chymotrypsin B-like: MGRDTNWQHFRDDMDSRLVLLALAIFGVVTGAKLQGEDEGTDPGTPPNIVGGTDADEDAWPWQVTLTYKNQFMCGGTILNEKTILTAAHCTYRAKKRALKVIVGNYDRRKNEKKTRGEKKMKVASIIQHPGYDGDVLHDISIIKLKGKIKYGDYIQPIPGLADDNMDLMNSVCFVTGWGATKGPSSSARILQELQTPVITNAACQAGIILNYPVTDDMICTDSEPKGSCYGDSGGPLQCLVDGTWVHAGAVSWGNENCMVGPSVYARTSYHRDWILSKM; this comes from the exons ATGGGTAGAGATACTAACTGGCAGCATTTCAGAGACGATATGGACTCCCGGCTGGTTCTGCTTGCTCTAGCCATCTTCGGGGTGGTTACAGGTGCCAAACTCCAAG GAGAGGACGAAGGCACCGATCCAGGCACACCCCCTAACATAGTGGGAGGAACAGACGCCGACGAGGACGCTTGGCCATGGCAGGTCACTCTTACTTACAAGAATCAGTTTATGTGTGGTGGCACCATCCTTAACGAGAAAACGATTTTAACTGCGGCCCATTGTACCTACCGTGCCAA AAAAAGGGCTCTCAAAGTTATAGTTGGAAATTACGACAGGAGAAAGAATGAAAAGAAGACAAGAGGTGAAAAGAAGATGAAAGTCGCTTCAATCATACAG CACCCTGGTTATGACGGAGACGTTTTACATGACATCTCAATTATCAAGCTGAAAGGGAAGATAAAGTACGGCGATTACATTCAACCGATACCAGGTCTTGCAGATGACAACATGGATCTGATGAATAGCGTCTGTTTTGTCACTGGCTGGGGAGCAACCAAAG GTCCATCAAGTTCAGCACGAATTCTCCAAGAACTTCAGACACCCGTTATTACCAATGCTGCTTGTCAGGCCGGCATTATTTTGAACTATCCAGTAACTGATGACATGATCTGTACGGACTCTGAGCCTAAAGGTTCATGTTAT GGTGACAGCGGCGGTCCCCTCCAGTGTTTAGTTGATGGTACATGGGTACATGCCGGAGCTGTGTCATGGGGTAACGAGAACTGTATGGTCGGCCCCTCCGTCTACGCCAGGACCTCATACCACAGGGACTGGATCCTATCCAAGATGTAG